One Hypomesus transpacificus isolate Combined female chromosome 21, fHypTra1, whole genome shotgun sequence genomic region harbors:
- the LOC124483727 gene encoding uncharacterized protein LOC124483727 has protein sequence MDTAEEIASTNTGNGSEGMQKQTAADMEKLRREKLRAEKGSKNPEKENAEAMGSGAHEEETVTVGSEPSYSKALTVLVELAGLPVYITDLEILKKLLDWGVRAISPITRRMWPGTRIVEGTRFVKVKFTDTVKSLPYSTRFDTEMGAQYFRVIHDRQVKVCRMCIQPGHIVRECPEFLCRNCGRQGHYARECDRWEPKCKECGEKESNCVCKGGEGEEEESALSIDEDSESEDVGGEGVEGKMEEGFVVEQLRGGLGTSSSPVVVDQTGESVGGGIGSSLDSNMVALTDPANGSLGNGKAKVDAWATGGKGSEQGPLPSRVVRTNADRSAAMEFERQQAVTTESVSGRQEEVPASDPPTMSEGDESEGDCLSVAGGRKRALLNRSGKLAGIRKQNQKKKGKKK, from the exons aTGGACACTGCAGAAGAGATTGCCTCGACGAACACCGGTAATGGGAGTGAAGGAATGCAGAAACAGACGGCGGCGGACATGGAAAAACTGAGACGGGAGAAATTAAGAGCGGAAAAGGGGAGCAAGAATCCAGAAAAGGAGAATGCAGAGGCAATGGGGAGTGGAGCGCACGAGGAGGAGACGGTGACAGTCGGGAGTGAACCAAGCTATAGCAAGGCTTTGACGGTGTTGGTGGAGCTAGCGG GTTTGCCGGTTTACATCACAGACTTGGAAATATTAAAGAAGCTGTTGGACTGGGGGGTGAGGGCAATTTCGCCCATTACAAGGAGGATGTGGCCTGGGACCAGGATCGTGGAGGGCACACGATTTGTGAAGGTGAAGTTTACAGACACTGTCAAGTCACTGCCTTACTCTACGCGTTTTGACACTGAAATGGGAGCACAATATTTTAGGGTCATTCATGATCGGCAGGTGAAGGTTTGCAGAATGTGCATACAGCCAGGGCATATTGTTCGTGAATGCCCAGAGTTTCTGTGTAGGAATTGTGGGAGGCAGGGGCACTATGCCAGGGAGTGTGACCGGTGGGAGCCAAAGTGCAAAGAATGTGGAGAGAAGGAATCAaattgtgtgtgtaaaggtggggagggtgaagaggaggagagtgccCTCTCAATTGATGAAGACAGTGAGTCGGAGGATGTTGGGGGTGAAGGAGttgagggaaagatggaggaggggtttGTAGTGGAACAGCTAAGGGGGGGGTTGGGAACTAGCAGCAGCCCTGTGGTGGTGGATCAGACTGGTgaaagtgtgggggggggcattggGTCTAGCCTCGACTCAAATATGGTTGCACTGACGGACCCTGCAAACGGGAGTTTGGGGAACGGAAAGGCTAAAGTGGATGCATGGGCGACAGGAGGGAAAGGTTCTGAACAGGGGCCTTTGCCTTCTAGAGTTGTGCGCACAAATGCTGACAGGAGTGCAGCCATGGAGTTTGAGAGGCAGCAGGCTGTGACTACTGAGAGTGTATCCGGCCGGCAGGAAGAAGTACCTGCAAGTGACCCCCCCACAATGTCTGAGGGTGATGAGTCAGAGGGGGATTGTTTGAGTGtagcaggagggaggaagagggcacTCCTAAACAGATCCGGCAAATTGGCTGGTATAAGGAAACAAAATCAAAAGAAGAAAGGGAAGAAAAAATGA